A genome region from Megalobrama amblycephala isolate DHTTF-2021 linkage group LG16, ASM1881202v1, whole genome shotgun sequence includes the following:
- the serpinf2b gene encoding serpin peptidase inhibitor, clade F (alpha-2 antiplasmin, pigment epithelium derived factor), member 2b, with product MNLCFLAFLLLCYAKQGWTEDAIEPEDGADPLIPLIPLIPSKPISDLKGTLDPTITEAHTGTPDGLEADPSTTVPSPGQKEGSSEEDLDTLCDGEMSSQQIKRTIGNGIMKLGLLFLENLKPSPEQPNVIISPLSLSVALSQLALGAINETEELLLHHLHADALPCYHTALSSLLRNFRKRNLSIASRIYLKTGFKAKQEFMENSQKLYDSEPATLTDVNDINEWVKKATNGHISEFLSSLPLSTVMMLINAMHYKGEWLTRFDPHFTSSELFYIDENQIVNVDMMLGPKYPLSVFTHHELDAQVARFPFKGDRSLLVVLPTSGHVNVSAIAAKLNISDLYIRLPRERNMQVKLPKFKLDFNQDLQEAMTSMGLGMLFSHPKLDRISEGPLFVSSVQHMSSIEINEEGAEAAAATSVVISRSNPSFTVNQPFFFALMDDLSQTPFFLGVISNPNPGASTMVTNSGNSDKTNDKPQPFEVYPK from the exons ATGAACTTGTGTTTTCTGGCATTCCTCCTCCTTTGTTATGCCAAGCAAGGCTGGACG GAAGATGCAATTGAACCAGAGGATGGAGCGGATCCTTTAATTCCTCTCATCCCACTGATACCAAGTAAACCCATATCA GATTTGAAGGGCACTCTTGACCCCACCATAACAGAAGCACACACGGGTACTCCAGATGGCCTGGAAGCAGATCCTTCAACCACGGTTCCCTCTCCTGGGCAGAAAGAGGGCTCCTCTGAGGAGGACCTTGATACGCTCTGTGATGGGGAAATGTCTAGCCAACAGATTAAGCGGACTATAGGCAACGGCATTATGAAGCTTGGCCTTTTGTTCCTGGAAAACTTGAAGCCTAGTCCAGAGCAGCCCAATGTTATCATTTCCCCTCTTAGCTTGTCCGTTGCACTCTCGCAGCTAGCGCTGG GAGCAATAAATGAGACGGAAGAGCTGCTTCTACACCACCTGCATGCAGACGCATTGCCCTGCTACCACACTGCCCTCAGCAGCCTCCTGCGCAATTTCCGCAAAAGGAACCTGTCTATCGCCAGCCGCATCTATTTGAAAACTG GATTTAAAGCAAAACAGGAGTTCATGGAGAATTCTCAGAAACTGTATGACTCAGAGCCGGCCACTTTGACTGATGTTAATGACATCAATGAATGGGTTAAGAAAGCCACAAATGGGCACATCTCAGAGTTTCTGTCCAGTCTTCCTCTCAGCACCGTTATGATGCTGATCAATGCTATGCACTACAAAG GAGAGTGGCTCACCCGCTTTGACCCTCATTTCACCTCCTCTGAGCTCTTCTACATAGATGAAAACCAGATTGTTAATGTGGACATGATGCTTGGGCCTAAGTATCCTCTCAGTGTTTTCACCCACCATGAGCTGGATGCCCAG GTTGCTCGATTCCCCTTTAAAGGCGACAGGAGTCTACTAGTGGTATTGCCAACATCTGGACATGTGAATGTGTCAGCCATTGCAGCTAAGCTCAATATCTCAGATCTTTATATTCGATTACCACGAGAGAGAAACATGCAGGTCAAACTCCCAAAATTCAAACTTGATTTCAACCAGGACCTCCAAGAGGCCATGACAAGCATGG GTCTAGGAATGCTATTTAGTCATCCGAAGCTGGACCGCATCTCCGAGGGCCCCTTGTTTGTGTCCAGTGTGCAGCATATGTCCAGTATTGAGATAAATGAAGAAGGGGCAGaggcagcagcagcaacaagtGTGGTCATCTCACGTTCCAACCCTTCATTTACTGTCAATCAGCCATTTTTCTTTGCCCTAATGGATGACTTGAGTCAAACGCCATTTTTTCTGGGAGTAATTTCCAACCCAAACCCTGGAGCATCCACTATGGTCACAAACTCTGGCAATTCAGACAAAACTAATGACAAGCCACAACCTTTTGAAGTTTATCCAAAGTAG